One Paracoccaceae bacterium genomic region harbors:
- a CDS encoding saccharopine dehydrogenase family protein translates to MKRNVLIVGAGGVAQVVAHKCAQWNHELGDLHIASRTVAKARAIVASVMEKGAMRAPGVFEAHALDAMDSAAVAAMIRQTGAGIVINVGSAFVNMTVLEACIETGAAYMDTAIHEDPAKICETPPWYGNYEWQRRDRCAAAGVTAILGVGFDPGVVNAFARLAEDEHLDTIESIDIVDINAGSHGRYFATNFDPEINFREFTGTVYSWQGGMWQENRMFEVGREWDLPVVGRQKAYLTGHDEVHSLSARYPGADVRFWMGFGDHYINVFTVLKNLGLLSERPVTTAEGQEVIPLKVVKAVLPDPASLAPDYTGKTCIGDLVRGTRDGKPAEVFIYNVADHREAYEEVGSQGISYTAGVPPVTAAVLIARGDWDVGRMANVEELDPRPFLTLLGEMGLPTRIRDAAGDRAFA, encoded by the coding sequence ATGAAACGCAACGTCCTGATCGTGGGCGCCGGGGGTGTGGCGCAGGTGGTGGCGCACAAGTGCGCGCAGTGGAACCATGAGCTTGGCGACCTGCACATCGCCAGCCGGACGGTCGCCAAGGCCCGGGCGATCGTGGCGTCGGTGATGGAGAAGGGTGCGATGCGCGCGCCCGGCGTGTTCGAGGCGCATGCGCTGGATGCGATGGACAGCGCGGCGGTGGCCGCCATGATCCGCCAGACCGGCGCGGGAATCGTGATCAACGTGGGCAGCGCCTTTGTGAACATGACGGTGCTGGAGGCCTGCATCGAGACCGGCGCGGCCTATATGGACACCGCGATCCACGAGGATCCGGCGAAGATCTGCGAGACGCCGCCCTGGTACGGAAACTACGAATGGCAGCGGCGCGACCGCTGTGCGGCGGCGGGGGTGACGGCGATCCTGGGGGTTGGGTTCGACCCCGGCGTGGTCAATGCCTTTGCCCGGCTGGCCGAGGACGAGCATCTGGACACGATCGAGAGCATCGACATCGTGGACATCAACGCGGGGTCGCACGGCCGGTACTTTGCCACCAACTTCGACCCCGAGATCAACTTTCGCGAGTTCACCGGCACCGTCTACAGCTGGCAGGGCGGCATGTGGCAGGAGAACCGGATGTTCGAGGTCGGCCGGGAATGGGACCTGCCGGTGGTCGGCCGCCAGAAGGCCTATCTGACGGGGCATGACGAGGTGCATTCGCTGTCGGCACGCTATCCGGGGGCCGACGTGCGGTTCTGGATGGGGTTCGGGGATCACTACATCAACGTCTTTACCGTGCTGAAGAACCTGGGCCTGCTGTCGGAGCGTCCGGTGACGACCGCCGAGGGGCAGGAGGTGATTCCGCTGAAGGTGGTCAAGGCGGTGCTGCCCGATCCGGCCAGCCTGGCGCCCGACTATACCGGCAAGACCTGCATCGGCGATCTGGTCAGGGGCACCCGCGACGGCAAGCCGGCCGAGGTGTTCATCTACAATGTCGCCGACCACCGGGAGGCCTATGAGGAGGTCGGGTCGCAGGGCATCAGCTATACCGCCGGGGTGCCGCCGGTGACGGCGGCGGTGCTGATCGCGCGGGGCGACTGGGATGTCGGGCGGATGGCGAACGTGGAGGAGCTGGACCCACGGCCGTTC
- a CDS encoding DsbA family protein: MMRKFGLAALALALVAGAGLWASQQRGATPGQTMLPGLAAEAQTATADLPEVPEMAMGNPDAKVKLVEYASYTCPHCATFHANVLTPLKRDYIDTGKVHFTLREVYFDRYGLWAAMVARCGGADRYFGISDLLFTGQSDWAGSSDPATVVQNLRRIGRKAGMDDATLDACLNDGNMAQAMVAAFETNARADDVQGTPTLIINGQKHSNMSYGELRAIIDAELAK; the protein is encoded by the coding sequence ATGATGCGCAAATTCGGCCTTGCCGCCCTCGCGCTTGCCCTGGTCGCGGGCGCCGGTCTCTGGGCCAGCCAGCAGCGCGGCGCCACGCCCGGCCAGACGATGCTGCCGGGTCTGGCCGCCGAGGCGCAGACCGCGACCGCCGACCTGCCCGAGGTGCCCGAGATGGCCATGGGCAACCCGGACGCCAAGGTGAAGCTGGTGGAATACGCCAGCTATACCTGCCCGCATTGCGCCACCTTCCACGCCAATGTGCTGACGCCGCTCAAGCGTGACTACATCGACACCGGAAAGGTGCATTTCACCCTGCGCGAGGTGTATTTCGACCGCTACGGCCTGTGGGCCGCGATGGTGGCGCGCTGCGGCGGGGCAGACCGGTACTTCGGCATCTCCGACCTGCTGTTCACCGGCCAGTCCGACTGGGCCGGGTCGAGCGATCCGGCCACCGTGGTGCAGAACCTGCGCCGGATCGGGCGCAAGGCCGGCATGGACGATGCGACGCTGGATGCCTGCCTGAACGACGGCAACATGGCACAGGCCATGGTCGCGGCATTCGAGACGAACGCGCGTGCCGATGACGTGCAGGGGACGCCCACGCTGATCATCAACGGCCAGAAGCATTCGAACATGAGCTATGGCGAGCTGCGCGCGATCATCGACGCGGAACTGGCCAAGTAG
- a CDS encoding ribonuclease HII gives MATRPVPDFTRETAAMTGGAGFVVGVDEAGRGPLAGPVVAAAVRLDPARIPQGLADSKVLTAGARDRLYQQLLTLAEVSTGQASVEEIDDLNILRASHLAMVRAVRGLPRADHAIIDGNLVPAGLPCPAQAVVKGDAHCLSVAAASIVAKVLRDRIMVALSQQHPGYGWDRNAGYPTAEHLAALQNLGPTPAHRRSFAPVHKTLYQGKCISL, from the coding sequence ATGGCCACCCGCCCTGTCCCCGACTTCACCCGCGAGACCGCCGCGATGACCGGCGGCGCCGGTTTCGTCGTCGGGGTGGACGAGGCCGGTCGCGGCCCGCTGGCCGGGCCGGTCGTGGCGGCGGCGGTGCGGCTCGATCCTGCGCGCATCCCGCAGGGCCTTGCCGATTCCAAGGTTCTGACCGCCGGGGCGCGCGACCGGCTGTATCAACAGCTGCTGACGCTGGCCGAGGTATCCACCGGCCAGGCCTCGGTGGAGGAGATCGACGATCTGAACATCCTGCGCGCCAGCCATCTGGCGATGGTCCGCGCGGTTCGGGGCCTGCCCCGCGCCGATCACGCGATCATCGACGGAAACCTGGTTCCGGCCGGTCTGCCCTGCCCGGCGCAGGCCGTGGTCAAGGGCGATGCGCATTGCCTGTCGGTCGCGGCGGCCTCGATCGTGGCAAAGGTGTTGCGTGATCGCATCATGGTGGCCTTGTCGCAACAGCATCCGGGCTACGGCTGGGATCGGAACGCCGGATACCCCACCGCCGAGCATCTGGCCGCGCTTCAAAATCTTGGGCCGACCCCCGCGCATAGGCGATCTTTCGCGCCGGTGCACAAGACCTTGTATCAAGGAAAATGTATAAGCCTCTGA
- a CDS encoding site-specific DNA-methyltransferase, with amino-acid sequence MATTIKTEAAALPLNRILAGDCIEMMQGLPAGSIDLIFADPPYNLQLKGELHRPDNSRVDAVDDHWDQFASFAAYDRFTRDWLAAARRLLKPNGAIWVIGSYHNIFRVGTAMQDAGFWLLNDVIWRKSNPMPNFRGKRLTNAHETLIWASRAEGAKYTFNYEAVKALNDGVQMRSDWVIPLCTGHERLKDEAGDKAHPTQKPEALLHRILVSTTNPGDVVLDPFFGTGTTGAVAKALGRSFIGIEREESYRRLAEDRLSRVRPYDASGIEVTGSKRAEPRVPFGQVVERGMLRPGEVLEGPRGQTARVRADGTLAGSDITGSIHQVGAHVEKAPSCNGWTYWHFRRDGQLIPIDILRQQIRAEMEAEGNRPN; translated from the coding sequence ATGGCGACCACCATCAAGACAGAGGCAGCCGCGCTGCCGCTGAACCGGATCCTTGCGGGCGATTGCATCGAGATGATGCAGGGTCTGCCTGCGGGCAGCATCGACCTGATCTTTGCCGATCCCCCCTACAACCTGCAACTGAAGGGCGAGCTTCACCGCCCCGACAACAGCCGCGTCGATGCCGTCGATGACCACTGGGACCAGTTCGCCAGCTTCGCCGCCTATGACCGGTTCACGCGCGACTGGCTGGCGGCGGCGCGGCGGCTGCTGAAGCCCAACGGCGCGATCTGGGTGATCGGCAGCTATCACAACATCTTCCGCGTCGGCACCGCGATGCAGGACGCGGGCTTCTGGCTGCTGAACGACGTGATCTGGCGCAAGTCGAACCCGATGCCGAACTTCCGGGGCAAGCGGCTGACCAATGCCCATGAGACGCTGATCTGGGCCAGCCGGGCCGAGGGGGCGAAGTACACCTTCAACTACGAGGCGGTGAAGGCCCTGAATGACGGCGTGCAGATGCGGTCGGACTGGGTGATCCCGCTCTGTACCGGGCACGAGCGGCTGAAGGACGAGGCGGGCGACAAGGCCCATCCGACGCAGAAGCCCGAGGCGCTGCTGCACCGGATTCTCGTGTCCACCACCAATCCGGGCGATGTGGTGCTCGACCCGTTCTTCGGCACCGGCACCACGGGCGCGGTGGCCAAGGCGCTTGGCCGCAGCTTCATCGGCATCGAGCGCGAGGAGAGCTATCGCCGCCTTGCCGAAGACCGGCTGTCCCGCGTGCGGCCCTATGATGCCTCGGGCATCGAGGTGACGGGATCGAAGCGCGCCGAACCCCGCGTGCCCTTCGGCCAGGTGGTCGAACGCGGCATGCTGCGCCCCGGTGAGGTGCTGGAAGGTCCGCGCGGCCAGACGGCCCGGGTGCGTGCCGATGGCACACTGGCCGGGTCCGACATCACCGGTTCCATCCATCAGGTCGGCGCCCATGTGGAAAAGGCGCCGTCCTGCAACGGCTGGACCTACTGGCATTTCCGCCGCGACGGCCAGCTGATCCCCATTGATATCCTGCGTCAGCAGATTCGCGCCGAGATGGAGGCCGAGGGCAACCGCCCGAACTGA
- a CDS encoding alkane 1-monooxygenase, which produces MTTIPAETVARLSSALPFWLSLGTIPLALIGAGVGGWTILLLPLYTWGLFMVLDAFTGLNEDNADLATPEEDLDWYRMITLVWFPIQFMLIFGLIWFATRAGHLGLAERIGLFFGVGVISGTVGINYSHELMHQKSRLERWLGDLLLATVLYSHFRSEHLRVHHLHVGTPRDPVTARYNEGFHRFFPRVLRECPASAWKAEKAMLARRGLPVWHRSNPFWRYAALQLGMLWLAAWLGGWQGLGLFLFQALVAVWQLELVNYIEHYGLTRRHLGEGKYEHVLPRHSWNASHRASNWLLINLQRHSDHHYKPDRRFPLLQTYGPDEAPQLPFGYPLMTMAAMVPPLWRRVMNPRVREWRRRYYPDVTDWMPYNKGANPVPK; this is translated from the coding sequence ATGACCACCATTCCTGCCGAAACCGTCGCCCGCCTGTCGAGCGCGCTGCCCTTCTGGCTGTCGCTTGGCACCATTCCTCTGGCCCTGATCGGTGCCGGGGTCGGGGGTTGGACGATCCTTCTGCTGCCTCTCTACACCTGGGGCCTGTTCATGGTGCTGGATGCCTTTACCGGCCTGAACGAGGACAACGCCGATCTCGCGACGCCCGAGGAGGACCTGGACTGGTACCGGATGATCACGCTGGTCTGGTTTCCGATCCAGTTCATGCTCATCTTCGGCCTGATCTGGTTCGCGACGCGCGCCGGGCACCTGGGGCTGGCCGAGAGGATCGGGCTGTTCTTCGGTGTGGGTGTGATCTCGGGCACCGTGGGGATCAACTATTCCCATGAACTGATGCACCAGAAGTCGCGCCTGGAGCGGTGGCTGGGCGATCTGCTGCTGGCGACAGTCCTGTATTCGCATTTCCGCAGCGAGCATCTGCGCGTCCACCACCTGCATGTGGGCACCCCGCGCGACCCGGTGACGGCGCGCTACAACGAAGGTTTCCACCGGTTCTTCCCCCGTGTCCTGCGGGAATGCCCGGCCTCTGCCTGGAAGGCGGAAAAGGCCATGCTGGCGCGGCGGGGGTTGCCGGTCTGGCACCGGTCGAACCCGTTCTGGCGCTATGCGGCGTTGCAGCTGGGCATGCTGTGGCTGGCAGCCTGGCTGGGCGGTTGGCAGGGCCTGGGGCTGTTCCTGTTCCAGGCGCTTGTCGCGGTGTGGCAGCTGGAACTGGTGAACTACATCGAGCACTACGGCCTGACGCGGCGCCATCTGGGCGAGGGGAAATACGAACATGTGCTGCCCCGCCATTCGTGGAACGCGTCGCATCGCGCCTCGAACTGGCTGCTGATCAACCTGCAGCGCCATTCCGACCACCACTACAAGCCCGATCGCCGCTTTCCGCTGCTGCAGACCTACGGCCCCGACGAAGCGCCGCAGTTGCCCTTCGGCTATCCGCTGATGACCATGGCGGCGATGGTGCCGCCGCTGTGGCGGCGGGTCATGAACCCCAGGGTGCGCGAATGGCGCCGTCGCTACTATCCCGACGTGACCGACTGGATGCCCTACAACAAGGGCGCGAACCCTGTGCCGAAATAG
- a CDS encoding response regulator transcription factor, which yields MQESTSSATDMLKAGNKVVAWGIAGIVAVLLGAAVLLFMNLPDANAFNAKVERIFVENDDLRAGAEIKLLEILAQSGTAFSEVLASYRMIIFVLLVFSTALLLAALVFLVTIIALNRRVSAIQRAGIQVASFLISREARAVYINDMEFQLTEAALETLSVLAEARLDDDVMTGAQIEAVISGRNAADCDEAAGATRVKRLRDALGNQLVTELLVKTIARRGYVLAVPKEVVKML from the coding sequence GTGCAGGAGAGCACTTCCTCCGCTACTGACATGCTGAAGGCGGGCAACAAGGTTGTTGCCTGGGGGATTGCGGGGATCGTGGCCGTCCTGCTGGGCGCCGCGGTGCTGCTGTTCATGAACCTGCCCGATGCCAATGCGTTCAATGCCAAGGTCGAGCGCATCTTTGTCGAGAACGACGACCTGCGCGCCGGGGCCGAGATCAAGCTGCTGGAAATACTGGCGCAATCGGGCACGGCGTTTTCCGAGGTGCTGGCCAGCTATCGCATGATCATCTTCGTGTTGCTGGTGTTCTCGACGGCGCTGCTGCTGGCGGCCCTGGTGTTTCTGGTCACCATCATCGCGCTGAACCGCCGGGTGTCCGCCATCCAGCGGGCAGGGATACAGGTGGCCAGCTTCCTGATCAGCCGCGAGGCGAGGGCCGTCTACATCAACGACATGGAGTTCCAGCTGACCGAGGCGGCGCTGGAAACGCTGTCGGTTCTGGCCGAGGCGCGGCTGGACGACGATGTGATGACCGGGGCGCAGATCGAGGCGGTGATCTCGGGCCGGAACGCGGCGGATTGCGACGAGGCGGCGGGGGCGACGCGGGTCAAGCGGTTGCGGGATGCCCTGGGGAACCAGCTGGTGACGGAACTTCTGGTCAAGACGATCGCCCGGCGCGGCTATGTGCTGGCGGTGCCGAAGGAGGTGGTCAAGATGCTGTAG
- a CDS encoding A/G-specific adenine glycosylase → MPWRVGPADRLAGLRPDPYRVWLSEVMLQQTTVAAVRDYFRRFTDRWPTVADLAAAEDVAVMAEWAGLGYYARARNLLACARTVARDHGGRFPDTVAGLRGLPGIGPYTAAAIAAIAFDRPATVVDGNVERVIARLHAVETPLPRAKAELTRLAAALTPALRPGDHAQAMMDIGATICTPRRPACAICPLSTWCAARAAGIAADLPRKTPKPAKPVRHGTVWAARRADGAWLLERRPPRGLLGGMLGFPGSAWDIRDGEGGTAPAQAEWKAAPVEVRHTFTHFDLYLTVHVAVVPPDAQALRGEFMPHGAFGPGDLPTVMRKVFDVASAAIVPR, encoded by the coding sequence ATGCCCTGGCGTGTCGGGCCGGCGGACCGTCTGGCGGGGCTGCGGCCCGATCCCTATCGCGTCTGGCTGTCCGAGGTGATGCTGCAGCAGACCACGGTGGCCGCCGTGCGCGACTATTTCCGCCGCTTCACCGACCGCTGGCCGACCGTGGCCGATCTGGCGGCCGCCGAGGATGTGGCGGTCATGGCGGAATGGGCGGGGCTTGGATACTACGCCCGGGCGCGCAACCTGCTGGCATGCGCCCGGACGGTCGCGCGCGACCACGGCGGGCGCTTTCCCGATACGGTCGCGGGCCTGCGCGGCCTGCCCGGCATCGGGCCCTACACGGCCGCCGCGATTGCCGCCATCGCCTTCGACCGCCCGGCAACGGTGGTGGATGGGAATGTCGAACGGGTGATCGCCCGGCTGCATGCGGTCGAGACGCCCCTGCCCCGCGCCAAGGCGGAACTGACGCGCCTTGCCGCCGCGCTGACGCCCGCGCTGCGACCAGGCGATCATGCGCAGGCGATGATGGACATCGGCGCCACGATCTGCACGCCGCGCAGGCCTGCCTGCGCGATCTGCCCGCTTTCGACCTGGTGCGCGGCGCGCGCGGCAGGCATCGCCGCCGACCTGCCGCGCAAGACACCGAAGCCCGCGAAACCCGTCCGGCATGGCACCGTCTGGGCCGCGCGCCGGGCCGACGGGGCCTGGCTGCTGGAACGCCGGCCACCACGGGGACTGCTGGGCGGGATGCTGGGGTTTCCCGGCAGCGCCTGGGACATCCGCGACGGCGAAGGCGGCACGGCACCGGCGCAGGCCGAATGGAAGGCCGCGCCGGTCGAGGTGCGCCATACATTTACCCATTTCGACCTGTACCTGACCGTGCATGTGGCCGTGGTGCCGCCCGACGCGCAGGCGCTGCGCGGTGAATTCATGCCGCACGGGGCCTTTGGGCCGGGCGATCTGCCCACTGTCATGCGCAAGGTGTTCGACGTGGCGTCAGCGGCCATCGTGCCGCGTTGA
- a CDS encoding DUF721 domain-containing protein, producing MTRKPAPPPSPERRQRGFEPASGLIATRLRTAGEARGFAVTRLLTHWAEIVGDDLSAVTRPVRMGYGREGLGATLTVLVQGAMAPVVEMQKARIRDRVNACYGYNAVARITLTQTSGAGFAEGQAAFAPAPKAPVPPSPDPAIATRAAATADGVRDDGLRTALETLARNVLSRPRK from the coding sequence ATGACGCGCAAGCCCGCCCCACCCCCTTCGCCCGAGCGCCGACAGCGCGGGTTCGAGCCGGCCTCCGGCCTGATCGCCACGCGCCTTCGGACGGCGGGCGAGGCGCGTGGCTTTGCCGTGACGCGTCTGCTGACACATTGGGCCGAGATCGTGGGCGACGACCTGTCTGCCGTCACGCGGCCCGTCCGGATGGGCTATGGGCGCGAGGGTCTTGGGGCGACGCTGACCGTTCTGGTGCAGGGCGCCATGGCGCCCGTGGTCGAGATGCAGAAGGCCCGCATCCGTGACCGCGTGAACGCCTGCTACGGCTACAACGCGGTGGCGCGGATCACCCTGACACAGACATCCGGCGCGGGCTTTGCCGAGGGGCAGGCAGCCTTTGCCCCGGCCCCGAAAGCCCCGGTGCCGCCGTCGCCCGACCCGGCCATCGCCACGCGCGCCGCTGCCACGGCCGATGGTGTGCGCGATGACGGTTTGCGCACGGCGCTTGAAACACTGGCCCGGAACGTTCTATCCCGGCCCCGAAAGTAG
- a CDS encoding DUF2214 domain-containing protein, whose translation MTIATIYPFLNAAHILGLALLLGAALPMDLRLIGAFRSVPLPVIVPFLSRVAGTGLGLAVVTGICLFLVNPSDYLANAAFRLKAVLIAAAVVLVVVQHRSPAFRAALAGHPPAVAVRITAAASAVLWVATLTAGRWIGFL comes from the coding sequence ATGACCATCGCCACGATCTATCCCTTCCTGAACGCCGCCCATATCCTGGGGCTCGCCCTGCTGCTGGGCGCGGCCCTGCCAATGGACCTGCGGCTGATCGGGGCGTTCCGCAGCGTGCCGCTTCCCGTGATCGTGCCGTTCCTGTCGCGCGTCGCGGGGACGGGCCTCGGGCTGGCGGTGGTCACGGGCATCTGCCTGTTCCTGGTCAACCCGTCCGACTATCTGGCCAACGCGGCCTTCCGGCTCAAGGCCGTCCTGATCGCGGCGGCGGTGGTTCTGGTGGTGGTCCAGCACCGCAGCCCGGCCTTTCGCGCGGCCCTTGCCGGGCATCCACCGGCCGTTGCCGTCCGAATCACGGCGGCGGCCTCGGCGGTCCTCTGGGTGGCGACGCTGACGGCCGGACGCTGGATCGGTTTTCTCTGA
- a CDS encoding CDP-alcohol phosphatidyltransferase family protein yields MIDAALQPLLGRFMAGPARALAARGVQADQVTLAAFGLGVLAVPALAAGWYLAALALILLNRLGDGVDGALARATQPTDRGAFLDISLDFLFYALVPVGFALADPAANALPAAVLIAAFVGTGSSFLAFAVIAERRGIKAGDYPRKGIHYLGGLTEGTETIGVFVLMCLWPAAFPVLALGFAALCAITTATRWHAGWRMFR; encoded by the coding sequence ATGATTGACGCCGCGCTGCAGCCGTTGCTGGGCCGGTTCATGGCGGGCCCGGCACGTGCCCTGGCCGCGCGGGGCGTGCAGGCGGATCAGGTGACGCTGGCGGCCTTTGGCCTTGGTGTGCTGGCCGTGCCCGCGCTTGCCGCCGGATGGTATCTGGCGGCACTCGCCCTGATCCTGCTGAACCGTCTGGGAGACGGCGTCGACGGCGCGCTTGCCCGTGCCACGCAGCCCACCGACCGGGGCGCGTTCCTCGACATCTCGCTCGACTTCCTGTTCTACGCCCTTGTGCCTGTCGGCTTTGCCCTGGCCGACCCCGCCGCCAATGCGCTGCCGGCCGCCGTGCTGATTGCGGCCTTCGTGGGCACGGGATCCTCCTTTCTTGCCTTCGCGGTCATCGCCGAACGCCGGGGCATCAAGGCGGGCGACTACCCGCGAAAGGGCATCCACTATCTGGGCGGCCTGACCGAAGGGACCGAGACGATCGGGGTCTTTGTGCTGATGTGCCTTTGGCCGGCAGCCTTTCCGGTGCTGGCCCTGGGTTTTGCCGCGCTCTGCGCGATCACCACGGCAACCCGGTGGCATGCCGGGTGGCGGATGTTCCGGTGA
- a CDS encoding carboxynorspermidine decarboxylase, which translates to MIQTPFYLIDRAKLARNMDVMDRLRAGSGARCLLALKCFATWPVFDQMRAHMDGTTSSSLYELRLGRERFGGETHAYSVAWADHEIGEAVGHADKIIFNSVGQLDRFDNQTAGIARGLRLNPRFSTSGFDLADPARPFSRLGEWDLGKLMALGDRISGVMIHYNCENADFDLFDAQLTRIETEFGRFLERLSWVSLGGGIHFTGEGYPVDRLAARLRAFAERFGVQVYLEPGEAAITGAASLEVTVLDVMNNGKDLAVVDSSVEAHMLDLLIYRQSARIETEGEHPYMVCGKSCLAGDIFGEFRFPAPLNVGDRLSIADAAGYTMVKKNWFNGVKMPGIVIREMDGSMTVAREFGYADFVGNLG; encoded by the coding sequence GTGATACAGACGCCCTTCTACCTGATCGACCGCGCGAAACTGGCGCGCAACATGGATGTCATGGACAGGCTGCGCGCGGGATCGGGTGCCAGGTGCCTGCTCGCGCTGAAGTGCTTCGCCACATGGCCGGTGTTCGACCAGATGCGCGCGCATATGGACGGCACGACCAGTTCGTCGCTGTACGAGCTGCGGCTGGGACGCGAGCGTTTCGGGGGCGAGACCCACGCCTATTCGGTGGCATGGGCCGACCACGAGATCGGCGAGGCGGTTGGCCATGCCGACAAGATCATCTTCAACTCGGTCGGCCAGCTTGACCGGTTCGACAACCAGACCGCCGGGATCGCGCGGGGCTTGCGGCTGAACCCCAGGTTCTCGACCAGCGGTTTCGACCTGGCCGATCCGGCGCGGCCGTTCAGCCGCCTGGGCGAATGGGACCTTGGCAAGCTGATGGCGCTTGGCGACCGCATCTCGGGCGTGATGATCCACTACAACTGCGAGAACGCCGATTTCGACCTGTTCGACGCACAGCTGACGCGGATCGAGACCGAGTTCGGCCGGTTCCTGGAACGTCTGTCCTGGGTCAGCCTGGGCGGCGGCATCCATTTCACCGGCGAGGGCTATCCCGTCGACCGCCTGGCCGCGCGGCTGCGGGCCTTTGCCGAGCGGTTCGGCGTGCAGGTCTATCTGGAGCCGGGCGAGGCGGCGATCACCGGGGCGGCAAGCCTGGAGGTGACGGTCCTGGACGTGATGAACAACGGCAAGGACCTGGCCGTGGTCGATTCGTCGGTCGAGGCGCATATGCTGGACCTGCTGATCTACCGGCAGAGCGCCCGGATCGAGACCGAGGGCGAACATCCCTACATGGTCTGCGGAAAATCCTGCCTTGCCGGCGACATCTTTGGCGAGTTCCGGTTTCCGGCGCCGCTGAACGTGGGCGACCGCCTGTCGATCGCGGATGCCGCGGGATACACGATGGTCAAGAAGAACTGGTTCAACGGGGTGAAGATGCCGGGCATCGTGATCCGCGAGATGGACGGTTCGATGACTGTCGCGCGTGAGTTCGGCTATGCCGATTTCGTCGGGAACCTGGGCTGA
- a CDS encoding CoA transferase, protein MTQAPLAGLRVVELARILAGPWAGQILADLGADVIKVEAPEGDDTRRWGPPFIERDGDRSAAYFHATNRGKRSVTADFGTAEGQALVRRLVAGADVVIENFKVGGLAKFGLDWESLRQVNPGLIYCSITGFGQTGPYAARAGYDFIIQGMAGLMSVTGPVDGQPQKVGVAVTDIFTGVYSAVAILAALHQRGRTAQGQHIDMALMDVATGIMANQAMNYLATGTAPAKMGNAHPNLAPYAVFDCADGWIIIATGNDGQWRRLCDLLGLGALGTDPDFATNAQRVAHRAAMTETLTRATRQFTKADLLAACEANGVPAGPINDLAEVFADPQVIARAMRIAPGGVPGVRSPMTFSAAGLSLDRPAPKLGEHQSEIAGGA, encoded by the coding sequence ATGACACAGGCGCCGCTGGCCGGGCTCCGTGTCGTCGAACTTGCCCGCATCCTGGCCGGGCCGTGGGCGGGGCAGATTCTGGCGGATCTGGGCGCCGATGTGATCAAGGTCGAGGCCCCTGAAGGCGACGACACCCGCCGCTGGGGCCCGCCCTTCATCGAACGCGACGGTGACCGGTCGGCGGCGTACTTCCATGCCACGAATCGCGGCAAGCGGTCGGTGACCGCGGATTTCGGCACGGCCGAGGGGCAGGCGCTCGTCCGCCGCCTGGTGGCCGGGGCGGATGTGGTGATCGAGAACTTCAAGGTCGGCGGGCTGGCGAAGTTCGGGCTCGACTGGGAAAGCCTGCGGCAGGTGAACCCCGGCCTGATCTACTGCTCGATCACCGGTTTCGGGCAGACCGGCCCCTATGCGGCCCGGGCGGGATACGACTTCATCATCCAGGGCATGGCCGGGTTGATGAGCGTGACAGGCCCGGTCGACGGGCAGCCGCAGAAGGTGGGCGTGGCCGTCACCGATATCTTTACCGGCGTCTATTCCGCCGTGGCCATTCTTGCCGCACTGCATCAGCGCGGCAGGACCGCGCAGGGCCAGCACATCGACATGGCGCTGATGGACGTGGCGACGGGCATCATGGCCAACCAGGCGATGAACTATCTGGCGACCGGCACGGCGCCGGCCAAGATGGGCAATGCGCATCCCAACCTTGCGCCCTATGCGGTGTTCGACTGCGCCGATGGCTGGATCATCATCGCCACCGGAAACGATGGCCAGTGGCGCCGCCTGTGCGATCTGCTGGGGCTTGGCGCGCTTGGCACCGACCCCGATTTCGCGACCAATGCGCAGCGCGTGGCCCACCGCGCCGCCATGACCGAAACGCTGACCCGCGCGACGCGGCAGTTCACCAAGGCCGATCTTCTGGCCGCCTGCGAGGCGAACGGCGTGCCCGCCGGCCCGATCAACGACCTGGCCGAGGTCTTTGCAGACCCGCAGGTGATCGCCCGCGCGATGCGCATCGCACCCGGGGGGGTTCCGGGCGTGCGCAGCCCGATGACGTTCTCGGCTGCGGGGCTGTCGCTCGACCGGCCCGCGCCGAAACTGGGCGAACACCAGTCCGAGATCGCAGGCGGGGCATGA